The following proteins come from a genomic window of Nicotiana tomentosiformis chromosome 12, ASM39032v3, whole genome shotgun sequence:
- the LOC138902236 gene encoding uncharacterized protein: MWALIKLNLDWAEAANLRMTQLNEIEEFHLHAYESATMYKERMKFVHDKKILKREFKSSDLVLLFNSRLKLFPGKLKSKWSGPYKVVNVSPYGAIELESEDGTRTFKVNGQRVKHYLGTIGEKHLVEQFSLKDNPTPTPTIE, encoded by the coding sequence atgtgggctctaataAAGTTGAATCTTGACTGGGCCGAAGCTGCTAACCTGAGAATGACACAACTCAATGAGATAGAAGAATTCCATCTCCATGCCTATGAGAGTGCAACAATGTATAAGGAGAGAATGAAGTTTGTTCATGACAAGAAGATCTTAAAGCGGGAATTCAAATCCAGTGACTTGGTCTTACTTTTTAACTCAAGACTCAAGTTATTTCCGGGcaaactcaaatccaaatggtCTGGCCCGTATAAAGTTGTGAATGTGTCTCCTTATGGTGCTATTGAATTGGAGTCGGAGGACGGAACTCGAACTTTCAAAGTAAATGGCCAACGAGTTAAGCATTACCTCGGCACAATAGGAGAAAAGCACTTGGTAGAACAATTTTCTCTCAAGGATAATCCAACACCAACCCCCACAATTGAGTAG